The Aspergillus flavus chromosome 2, complete sequence region AGGAACCTCCAAGTGAGCACATTTATCCGTTGCATCAGGGAATTGGCTGAGTCTTTTGCATTCACACCTTCGTGCCATTCGTTCCCTCATCCCCCACACCTCCCATCTTCATTATCTGCGCCATTTGGTGGAGTGCAACTTTCATACGATCGCGTTGGCATTTCTGGGCGTCAGCATGTTGCCTCTTCCGACATTTAGCCGAGTTAGGCACTGCTAGAATGTCTACCGAGCCTGCTTCAATGAACTCATGTTAGCCTGTTGATGTCCACAGATTCTCATATTGACATCCCACACATGTGCTCTAGGAGTCACGTACCTTTTGGTCGAATCTCGACCAGCTTTTGTTGTCTATTTCGGGGGTAAGGCACGCTCGTATGTTTCGAGCCAGCTGGGATGGGGTACCCACTTGCAAGCACGTGCGACATGGTTGGTATAGAGTAAGTATCAGCGCCAAGTTCGAATCCTTGAGAGCTCCTGAGCACGTCTGGCCCATTGGGACAGACAGCCGATATATATAGCTGCGACACAGATCGAGGAATATGTTCAACGAACTGTCTGTTCTTAGTCATCTTAGAGAGTTAGAGAGCCAGAGACGTAGGACAAGACACCTAAGATGCCGTCCCTGCACGGGGACCTATATTAGCCTAGTACTTTATTTAATCCTCACATTCTTTTCTGACAACCACGACGTAAAACACATTTTCCTCTATCATGTGTCATGCTCAGCCCGTACACTGGCTAGTTCATTAACCCTTTAAACCATATGAGACCTTTTGTGGAGACCCGGAGACTTTGATATACACAAGCAGTTATCGTGTTCTTCAGCCTCCTGAAGTAGGACACCTATTCTTATTGATACCAGTTCACACGAATGAGTTATCAGTCTGTACTACCTTCAGATATATCATAATGCTTTGGATCTTATTAGAATATGAAAGGGGTTAATTGCGATTCACGGTTGAAGGGAGACATTTGGTTCTCCGTCGTGACACAAAAGGGTAAGACTCAGTATCCTAGCCTAGCCATAACTATACTAACGTACTGTTTACTAATAGCTATACACACTACTGGACAGTCCAGGACATGCAGAGCGATGAATGGCAATCCGCATGGCCTCCTCTCGTTCAGGACGCAGGCCTGATCATCCACTACGCGAATATCCCGCTCACAGGCCCTACAGAACCGGATCAGGCTATAACTGAAAGAACTCCTGTCATTCTGGACGAGAAAAACGGAATCTTTCTAAATGGAGTCGGCGATGATGGGCACGAGGATTTCTATATCAGCAAAATAGGGAACAATTTTTCGTTTTGCAAGACCGGCAGAAGGCCGTATGATTTAGTCGTTTGCACGATCTTGCTAAGGGCATATGTACTGGCACCGAGTACTTTTGAGCTGAGCTCGGATGGTGATTGGGATAATGATTGGGTGGAGGCTAGGGATCTTTATCATTGTATTTGGCCGGAGGAAAACATTCCGTGTCCGTGGGAGAAAGAGTGAATCTTAGCGTGGAGCATGTTTGCTGTATGGGATAGCTAGTTATCCATTTGCTGCAATCGAAATGACATCGGCCGGGCCTATCAAGACACCGGGGAATTGATCCATGATCACTCTATTCCAGGCTACATAGGCTTAGACCCCAGCACAAGCTTCGACGCCTATGGGCATTATTCCGGAACAAGCATGTACTGCGGGATGAATATACATCAATCTCCTTATTTTTATTGGATAACGTTTCTTATGCGTGGACCTTAAAGATGCCATTCTCTCGGTAGTAGAAAAGTGAAAATTTAATGAAGTTATAGCTACACGCTTGAAAAAGAACTCGACAGACTCTATTTTGAATGAGTAGAGAAATAAGACATCTTCATCGGAATCATGAAGTTCCATGGAAGAAGCAACAAGTGGGCAGACTCACCATGGGGAAAAGATCCGAAGACCGGAGAACGTGGCTTCGCTTTGAAATCAACTATCGGCTATGTCTACCGAGAGCACAGCGAGAGCATAACAGACGATAACAAGGCTGACAAGGACCCCCGGGGAACACCGGAGTATCCTAATCAATAGGAAACAGCGATATACCGACACTAAATCATAAATGGAGCCGGCCAAGACGATTAGATCCTACTTGGCGTCGGGCTATCGCGACCACGATAAGAGTGTTATCACACAATTAAGAGTTGCCTATCTCGAGCATCGTGCTGGTGACTAATGCCAAACCCTCACTGTCATATAAAGAGGAAGATCGGCAGCATTCAAAATGAGGGTGACAGACTTAATTCTTCATGTTGCTTGGTACACTCCTCTCGCTGGCGGCCGTCGTTGCCGGCGCTGCCATCCCCAACGGCCAGACGCTTTCTCTCAATGAAATTCCTTACTATGTGAGCGGCATTCCTGTGTCCACTTTGCAAGGGTACAACGCCTCTGCATACGCCGCTTTGACAGAGGGAATAGATTTGGTGCCATTAACCGTCATTCCTGTAACTCCTACCACGAACTTGGAGTCGCTGCTATCGGACTATGTTGAACGCGATGATGTCTTCCAGCCTGCTTTTCTGCGTGCAGTCTATCTCACAGCTTCCAGTGCTGATGACATTGCCTCCCAAGTGAGCAATTCTGCGTCAATTCTCAAGTCTTCGGGCACCGACATGCTGCTGGTTGATTCGGAAGTACACACCGCTTCGTCAAATTCCACAATCGCAGCCCAGTTGACCAAAGAGCTGCCGAGTGGGCCTTATTTTGTCTCCTTGTATACTGGAGAGGTGTTTAAAGCGTACCGGTTGTACCCTGACGACAACCTAGCTTTCATTCAAGCAGGAATCAGTGACGAGAAGGGAGGCGTCCTGCCCCTACCAGCCGTGACAGAAAACGCGATGACCAAAGACGTTGCCGTGCCTTCACGTCTCTATTATACACCGACCGCAGAAAAACCATTGGCCGGTCTGAGATTGGGTGTCAAGGATATCTACCATATTAAAGGTCTCAAGACGAGTGGCGGCAGTCGCtcctattattatttatacgGAACTCAAAATGTCACTGCCCCATCTGTTCAGAGGCTCTTGGACTTAGGCGCGGTCTTCGTCGGCAAAACTGGGACCGTTCAGTTTGCTAACGGTGATCGGCCTACTGCCGACTGGGTGGATTTCCACTGTCCGTTCAACCCACGCGGAGAAGGATATCAGGCACCTAGCGGTTCCTCCTCCGGCTCAGGTGCGGCTATTGCAGCCTACGACTGGTTGGACCTTGCTGTTGGTAGTGACACTGGCGGTTCGATGCGGTCCCCAGCTGCAGTTCAAGGAATCTATGGCAACAGGCCATCCACTGGCGCTATCTCTCTAGATCATGTCTTGCCTCTCTCACCGGCTCTGGATACAGCAGGTGTTTTTGCCCGAAGTGCCTCGCTATGGTCCCGTACTGTGCAAGCTTGGTATCCTCATTTTCGGCACAATTTTACGTCCTTCCCTCGGCAGCTGCTCCTAGCTGGCGGTGGATGGGATGGTAAAGGCATCAGTCCCGAGGCCCATCAGAGTCTTACAACATTCACACGTGGGCTCGAGGCATTCCTCGGAACGAACCATACCAATGTCGACGTGTCGCAGCGATGGCTTGACACACAATCTCCCACCACACCAAGcctggaggagatgcttAACCTAACCTATGCCACACTTACTTCTGTGGATCAGTTCAACCACCTAGCCGTCCCTCTCTTTGCTGACTATAAAGCAGTCCACCGCGGTCGTCAGCCTTTCATTAACCCTGGCCCATTAGCGCGTTGGCAGTGGGGCCAGGCCAATGGCGGAAACACCTCGTACGAGGTGGCTCTGCGCAACATGACTACTTTCCGGAGCTGGTGGGAGAAGTCCGGATATGGTCAGTCCGATGATGCCTCCTGCTCCAAGTCGCTCTTTGTTAGTGTGTACTCGGTCGGCACAACTGACTACCGTAACCATTACTACGATGCGCCCACCACACCACCACTGGGATTCTCGATCGGACGCATCGCGGTATTAGGTGGCGCACCTGAGGTTGTTGTTCCTGTTGGAGAGTCTCCATACAACAGTACTATCTCGTTGCAGACCGAGTATTTGCCGGTCAGTGTTGCGCTGCAAATGGCGCGAGGATGTGACCATGTTCTGGCTTCCTTGGTCGCTGGcctcgagaagaagggggtCCTCCGACCTGTTAGTACCGGCTCTCGGCTGTATTCCTAACGAGAAATTTTGCTGAAGAGACGATTTTGAAGCTAGGGTGATGTATATAGTAGAATATGTCTGCTCAGAAAAGTTGAGCAGacgagatat contains the following coding sequences:
- a CDS encoding putative amidase, coding for MLLGTLLSLAAVVAGAAIPNGQTLSLNEIPYYVSGIPVSTLQGYNASAYAALTEGIDLVPLTVIPVTPTTNLESLLSDYVERDDVFQPAFLRAVYLTASSADDIASQVSNSASILKSSGTDMLLVDSEVHTASSNSTIAAQLTKELPSGPYFVSLYTGEVFKAYRLYPDDNLAFIQAGISDEKGGVLPLPAVTENAMTKDVAVPSRLYYTPTAEKPLAGLRLGVKDIYHIKGLKTSGGSRSYYYLYGTQNVTAPSVQRLLDLGAVFVGKTGTVQFANGDRPTADWVDFHCPFNPRGEGYQAPSGSSSGSGAAIAAYDWLDLAVGSDTGGSMRSPAAVQGIYGNRPSTGAISLDHVLPLSPALDTAGVFARSASLWSRTVQAWYPHFRHNFTSFPRQLLLAGGGWDGKGISPEAHQSLTTFTRGLEAFLGTNHTNVDVSQRWLDTQSPTTPSLEEMLNLTYATLTSVDQFNHLAVPLFADYKAVHRGRQPFINPGPLARWQWGQANGGNTSYEVALRNMTTFRSWWEKSGYGQSDDASCSKSLFVSVYSVGTTDYRNHYYDAPTTPPLGFSIGRIAVLGGAPEVVVPVGESPYNSTISLQTEYLPVSVALQMARGCDHVLASLVAGLEKKGVLRPVSTGSRLYS